From one Xiphias gladius isolate SHS-SW01 ecotype Sanya breed wild chromosome 12, ASM1685928v1, whole genome shotgun sequence genomic stretch:
- the shroom4 gene encoding protein Shroom4 isoform X1: MDRRERMETVEQLVSFHHIQVQLSGGAPWGFTLKGGLEHGEPLIITKIEDGGKAAHCKKLKVGDELININGSALYGSRQEALILIKGSYRILKLTVRRRSVPLIRPHSWHLAKLSELPVPPPPPSPPPLPCPPSADSPPLPPPPPPAAMQLHPGPYTLPWHTTDNSDLSMQWGQLSRPYSSTDRSSSLGSMESLDTPTPTTQPYSDSHNSPVDPTLFNNKRDSAYSSFSASSNTSDYTTVPLRPGEACSMDNLLQSLGPACRGCPGGDTSTLGSSSCEAPDEMQLIVHKTRSLTRPRPRPVQVKERPSSCCYEVERRGGDFKIIRNGEGGTERRMNPPQPPTRKDSFRATRGRPNAANKRCASAPIEISSVSSYYDENKSSLNVESGIQNGFPASEESDKTGNFKEDTLDSHYIQRETKDIRHIRCDTSANKDYNLESNSDHISDQVTASLVTITSSHHGSLPAESSMEVQGQSDIMHSQTKHSSSGLHRNSAPEKLLATQLQLLQFKSDSSSLDPNNPSNPSDPFLSSCSSQWSHSSLQPAREDQEASHNHLHAPSNKWGGSRCSTPGSVFLEGDGDDGDSSERLEGMSVNGGSLSPIQHHHPWGRSVSVPGDPSGSSTQGRLSSDRILERDFEPISAAASMDTLLEEQSAVDRARSGEKKEEDVEGQAAMKKSNSSRNHRRNRRRSERFATNLRNEIQRKKAQLQKSRGPGGLLCSGETVQEEEGPDLHEEEADPDVPTQECTKVAIASLVSPQDVWTTAPVEKSNTSSESIPETLQTQPQLTTYTQNNHMSRSVQILDPGVPSFGVGIRVVEEPAPAGKARRWRWTPEHKLQPEPEPDRRSRVLGERELGVTGSRHGVCAFTSSSKSSYSRSSSCSRMEESDILPFADRMKFFEETSKGMAGSNVSSLSSRRQKKSPNCHEHQGGELALHPTQRRYSYQGGLQQESSMLSNTMEARRQSVSSSRERQKEKEREQVREREERAREREREERLRERERQQEKERQERELEMERARLREIQQEREREERVRQWERENERELELEREKEMERTRDKERLKKEREKELEREREKEREEDAQLTSHQEFYGNSGVKENHQDFQNKDSYQNVHPKLQAFSHSQTPNQVPRSAFHPVSTTSQHLENQQPLHQGYTARSYTPTETYPARQQETTQLNRKYSLTDRDYPSWKRESRPPESSSQHQQHPQKSRWGPRQVNSSSNDRNGYALAPPPAPLALRGRAMSENDLRFDGSHRWSPSISAATSQTLSEVEEGAGSVRGGEAGSTARQNRKKTPPPPRPPPPKWEQFHRRRASHHTLFSSSPSSAAPHSIPPSFNTAEGHYSTHSSPDIPSPETSRQRSYSLPPERQEVMEGCPRCSCNQTQTQEPPFPHAPSNQNQAQFQERSFTVAPPSPMFSRRAFRPVAPPQREREGNLRSFYGGQQERAEDLSSLPPPAPAADSSMSSSSEIYIRHSPDQDRITMKPHKQQHSVRPGAEWERSSSPRVHNETALPPDVENGGVGGVLPSESYFGADYAQQQPLRMNRGFQTEEQQKIPEPGTESETTLSPSPAHSLEGDLDVPMETDIDDFQEEELPAEVEPLTSELPCFALPVTVVETDIDTMADSEASPSGRTRAESSSLEEELETGESSRERVSLEELFPQSSEGESGTESWRGAYQTTEHNTDSLDRRSGASSSCSSYYSTSAAKAQLLSQMKDFTDNRERDEDDELTYKKQLMESLRKKLGVLREAQRGLQDDIRANAQLGEEVEGMVVSVCKPNEVDKFRMFIGDLDKVVSLLLSLSGRLLRVETTLDTLDHETEHHERLPLLEKKRQLMRQLSEAQDLKDHVDRREQAVSRVLGRCLSPEQHRDYSHFVKMKAALLVEQRQLEDKIRLGEEQLRGLRESLGLGLGMGMGMSMGYGHY, from the exons ACGCAGCGTCCCTCTCATCAGGCCTCACTCGTGGCACCTGGCGAAGCTATCGGAGCTACCcgtccctccccctcctccgtctcctcctcctctgccctgcCCCCCCTCTGCCgactcccctcctctcccccctcctccgcCTCCGGCTGCCATGCAGCTCCACCCCGGCCCCTACACATTACCCTGGCACACAACTGACAACAG tgaCTTGTCCATGCAGTGGGGTCAACTGTCAAGACCTTACTCCTCCACTGACCGAAGCAGTTCCCTGGGATCCATGGAGAGCTTGGACACGCCGACACCCACCACGCAGCCATACTCCGACTCCCATAATTCACCCGTGGATCCCACCCTCTTCAACAACAAGAGAGACTCTGCCTACAGTTCTTTCTCTGCCAGCTCAAACACATCCGACTACACAACTGTGCCGCTAAGGCCCGGTGAAGCCTGCTCCATGGATAACCTCCTCCAGAGCCTCGGGCCGGCTTGTCGAGGCTGCCCAGGTGGTGATACCTCAACCCTGGGGAGTTCATCTTGCGAGGCTCCGGATGAGATGCAGCTGATTGTACACAAAACCAGGTCACTGACCAGGCCAAGGCCGAGGCCTGTCCAGGTAAAAGAGAGGCCTTCGTCCTGCTGTTATGAGGTGGAGCGGAGGGGAGGAGACTTTAAGATCATAAGAAATGGAGaaggaggaacagagagaaggatgaaCCCTCCTCAGCCTCCAACCAGGAAGGACAGTTTTAGGGCAACTCGAGGTCGCCCTAATGCCGCCAACAAACGTTGTGCTTCTGCTCCGATTGAAATTTCCAGTGTTTCTTCTTACTATGATGAAAACAAGTCCTCTCTGAATGTTGAATCAGGAATTCAAAACGGCTTCCCTGCATCAGAAGAGAGTGACAAAACTGGGAATTTCAAAGAGGATACATTAGACTCGCATTACATCCAAAGAGAGACTAAAGACATTAGGCATATCAGATGTGACACTAGTGCTAATAAAGACTACAATTTAGAGTCCAACTCAGATCACATTTCTGACCAAGTGACAGCTTCCCTAGTTACCATCACCTCCTCTCATCATGGCTCTTTACCTGCAGAATCCTCCATGGAAGTTCAAGGGCAGTCTGATATCATGCACTCCCAGACCAAGCACTCCTCTTCTGGGCTGCACCGGAACAGTGCCCCCGAGAAGCTCCTCGCTACACAACTTCAGTTATTGCAGTTTAAAAGTGACAGCTCTTCATTGGACCCTAACAATCCGTCAAACCCTTCTGATCCCTTCTTGTCCTCTTGTAGCAGTCAGTGGTCCCATTCCTCACTCCAGCCTGCAAGGGAAGACCAAGAAGCTTCTCATAACCACCTGCATGCCCCATCTAACAAATGGGGAGGCAGCCGTTGTTCGACCCCAGGATCTGTGTTCCTTGAAGGGGATGGTGATGATGGCGATTCAAGTGAAAGGCTGGAAGGGATGAGTGTAAACGGCGGGTCCCTCTCTCCAATTCAGCATCATCACCCTTGGGGCCGCTCTGTGAGCGTGCCAGGAGACCCCAGTGGATCATCAACCCAGGGAAGGTTGAGCTCTGACCGGATACTGGAGAGAGATTTCGAGCCTATTAGTGCTGCTGCCAGTATGGATACTTTACTGGAGGAGCAGAGTGCAGTGGACAGAGCAagaagtggagagaaaaaagaggaggatgtAGAAGGACAGGCAGCTATGAAGAAGTCAAACTCATCGAGAAACCATAGACGGAACCGTCGTCGTAGTGAGCGATTTGCAACTAACCTCCGCAATGagatacagaggaaaaaagcCCAGCTTCAGAAGAGCCGTGGCCCAGGGGGGTTGCTCTGTAGTGGGGAGACTgtccaggaggaggagggtccAGACCTCCATGAAGAGGAGGCAGACCCAGATGTGCCTACCCAGGAATGTACCAAAGTTGCAATTGCCTCACTTGTAAGCCCCCAAGATGTCTGGACAACAGCGCCAGTCGAGAAATCAAACACTTCAAGTGAATCAATCCCTGAAACCTTGCAAACTCAGCCTCAGTTAACAACCTACACTCAAAACAACCATATGTCCAGGTCTGTCCAGATTCTGGACCCAGGCGTGCCCAGTTTTGGTGTTGGCATCCGAGTCGTGGAAGAACCAGCTCCTGCCGGCAAAGCCCGCCGCTGGCGTTGGACCCCTGAGCATAAACTccaaccagaaccagaaccggACCGACGGTCTAGAGTCTTGGGTGAGAGGGAATTAGGAGTAACAGGGTCACGGCACGGGGTTTGtgccttcacctcctcctctaaGTCCTCCTATAGTCGCTCCTCTTCATGTTCTCGGATGGAGGAGTCTGATATCCTTCCATTTGCAGACAGAATGAAATTTTTCGAGGAGACGAGTAAGGGCATGGCTGGGTCAAATGTTTCGAGTTTGTCGAGTCGTAGGCAGAAGAAATCCCCCAACTGTCATGAGCACCAGGGCGGGGAGCTCGCTCTGCACCCAACACAAAGGAGATACTCCTACCAGGGGGGACTTCAGCAGGAAAGTTCCATGCTCTCAAACACTATGGAGGCCAGAAGGCAGTCTGTGAGTAGCAGCagggagaggcagaaagagaaggagagggaacaagtgagggagagggaggagagggcaAGGGAACGAGAACGGGAAGAGAGGttgagagaaagggagaggcaGCAGGAGAAGGAAAGACAAGAGAGGGAACTAGAAATGGAGAGGGCAAGGCTGAGGGAGATTCAGCAGGAGAGGGAACGAGAGGAGAGGGTGAGACAATGGGAAAGGGAAAATGAGAGGGAGCttgagctggagagagaaaaagagatggagaggaccAGAGATAAGGAACGactcaaaaaagaaagagagaaagagcttgagcgagaaagagaaaaggaaagggaagaagATGCTCAGCTCACCTCACATCAGGAGTTTTATGGCAATTCTGGCGTCAAAGAAAATCATCAAGACTTCCAAAACAAGGACAGCTACCAAAACGTCCATCCCAAGCTTCAGGCATTCTCCCATAGCCAAACCCCGAACCAAGTCCCACGATCAGCTTTTCATCCAGTCAGCACCACTTCCCAGCACCTGGAAAACCAGCAACCTCTGCACCAGGGATACACAGCAAGGAGCTACACACCTACAGAG ACGTATCCCGCCCGGCAACAGGAAACTACCCAGCTCAACAGGAAATACAGCCTGACTGACAG GGACTACCCAAGCTGGAAACGGGAGTCCAGACCACCAGAGAGCTCCAGCCAGCACCAGCAGCATCCTCAGAAGAGTCGATGGGGCCCCCGACaagtcaacagcagcagcaatgaCCGCAACGGATATGCGTTGGCTCCCCCGCCGGCTCCTCTTGCGCTACGGGGACGAGCCATGTCCGAAAATGACCTGCGCTTTGACGGCAGCCACCGCTGGTCACCGTCGATTTCTGCAGCGACCAGTCAGACCCTGAGCGAGGTGGAGGAAGGAGCGGGCAGCGTCAGGGGAGGAGAGGCAGGAAGCACTGCCAGGCAAAACAGGAAGAAGACGCCGCCTCCCCCGAGACCGCCGCCCCCGAAATGGGAACAGTTCCACCGCAGGCGTGCATCTCACCACACcctgttttcctcctctccttcatctgCTGCTCCTcactccatccctccctccttcaaCACAGCAGAGGGACACTATTCAACTCACTCCTCCCCAGACATCCCTTCTCCTGAAACGTCCAGGCAGAGGTCCTACAGTCTTCCGCCAGAGAGGCAGGAGGTGATGGAGGGCTGCCCTCGCTGCAGCTGCAACCAAACGCAAACCCAGGAACCCCCCTTTCCCCACGCCCCGTCCAATCAGAATCAGGCTCAGTTTCAGGAACGGTCCTTTACTGTTGCTCCGCCCAGTCCTATGTTTTCGAGACGGGCCTTCAGACCGGTGGCCCCGCcccagagggagagggaagggaaCCTGAGGAGCTTCTATGGAGGACAGCAGGAGAGGGCGGAGGATCTGTCATCTCTACCACCACCGGCACCTGCAGCAGACAGTAGTATGAGCAG TTCATCTGAGATTTACATCCGCCACAGCCCGGACCAGGACAGGATAACAATGAAACctcacaaacagcagcacagtgTGAGACCTGGAGCCGAGTGGGAGAGATCCTCATCTCCCAGAGTTCATAACGAAACAGCGCTTCCTCCTGATGTAGAAAATGGAGGTGTTGGTGGGGTTTTACCTTCTGAATCCTACTTTGGCGCAGACTATGCGCAGCAGCAACCGCTCCGTATGAACAGAGGCTTCCAGACTGAAGAGCAGCAGAAGATCCCAGAACCAGGAACCGAATCTGAGACGACCCTCAGCCCAAGTCCTGCGCACAGCCTTGAGGGCGACCTGGACGTTCCAATGGAAACTGACATCGATGATTTCCAGGAGGAGGAGCTTCCGGCAGAGGTCGAGCCGCTCACCAGCGAGCTCCCGTGCTTCGCGCTGCCAGTTACGGTCGTGGAGACGGACATCGACACCATGGCGGATTCCGAGGCCTCGCCATCGGGCAGGACGAGGGCGGAGAGCAGCTctctggaggaggagctggagaccggggagagcagcagagagagggtCAGCCTGGAGGAGCTGTTCCCCCAAAGCAGTGAAGGAGAGTCGGGcacagagagctggagaggtGCCTACCAAACCACGGAGCACAACACCGACAGCTTGGATAG GCGGTCTGGTGCGAGCTCCAGCTGTTCGTCCTATTATAGCACGTCGGCAGCCAAGGCTCAGCTCCTGTCACAGATGAAGGACTTCACTGATAACAGAGAGAGGGACGAGGACGACGAGCTGACTTACAAG AAGCAGCTGATGGAGAGCCTCCGCAAGAAGCTGGGAGTGCTGAGAGAAGCTCAGAGGGGGCTGCAGGACGACATCAGAGCCAACGCACAGCTgggagaggag GTGGAGGGCATGGTGGTGTCGGTGTGCAAGCCCAACGAGGTGGACAAGTTCCGCATGTTCATCGGCGACCTGGACAAGGTGGTCAGCCTGCTGCTGTCGCTGTCCGGGAGGCTGCTGAGAGTGGAGACCACACTGGATACACTGGACCATGAGACGGAGCACCACGAGAGG CTCCCCCTGCTGGAGAAGAAGCGTCAGCTCATGAGGCAGCTGTCGGAGGCCCAGGACCTGAAGGACCACGTCGACCGCCGCGAGCAGGCCGTCAGCCGGGTGCTGGGCCGCTGCCTGTCCCCCGAACAGCACAGAGACTACAG TCACTTTGTGAAGATGAAGGCCGCTCTGCTGGTGGAGCAGAGGCAGCTGGAGGACAAGATCCGGCTGGGAGAGGAGCAGCTGAGGGGGCTGAGGGAGAGtctggggctggggctgggaaTGGGCATGGGAATGTCGATGGGATACGgacattattga
- the shroom4 gene encoding protein Shroom4 isoform X2 has product MQLHPGPYTLPWHTTDNSDLSMQWGQLSRPYSSTDRSSSLGSMESLDTPTPTTQPYSDSHNSPVDPTLFNNKRDSAYSSFSASSNTSDYTTVPLRPGEACSMDNLLQSLGPACRGCPGGDTSTLGSSSCEAPDEMQLIVHKTRSLTRPRPRPVQVKERPSSCCYEVERRGGDFKIIRNGEGGTERRMNPPQPPTRKDSFRATRGRPNAANKRCASAPIEISSVSSYYDENKSSLNVESGIQNGFPASEESDKTGNFKEDTLDSHYIQRETKDIRHIRCDTSANKDYNLESNSDHISDQVTASLVTITSSHHGSLPAESSMEVQGQSDIMHSQTKHSSSGLHRNSAPEKLLATQLQLLQFKSDSSSLDPNNPSNPSDPFLSSCSSQWSHSSLQPAREDQEASHNHLHAPSNKWGGSRCSTPGSVFLEGDGDDGDSSERLEGMSVNGGSLSPIQHHHPWGRSVSVPGDPSGSSTQGRLSSDRILERDFEPISAAASMDTLLEEQSAVDRARSGEKKEEDVEGQAAMKKSNSSRNHRRNRRRSERFATNLRNEIQRKKAQLQKSRGPGGLLCSGETVQEEEGPDLHEEEADPDVPTQECTKVAIASLVSPQDVWTTAPVEKSNTSSESIPETLQTQPQLTTYTQNNHMSRSVQILDPGVPSFGVGIRVVEEPAPAGKARRWRWTPEHKLQPEPEPDRRSRVLGERELGVTGSRHGVCAFTSSSKSSYSRSSSCSRMEESDILPFADRMKFFEETSKGMAGSNVSSLSSRRQKKSPNCHEHQGGELALHPTQRRYSYQGGLQQESSMLSNTMEARRQSVSSSRERQKEKEREQVREREERAREREREERLRERERQQEKERQERELEMERARLREIQQEREREERVRQWERENERELELEREKEMERTRDKERLKKEREKELEREREKEREEDAQLTSHQEFYGNSGVKENHQDFQNKDSYQNVHPKLQAFSHSQTPNQVPRSAFHPVSTTSQHLENQQPLHQGYTARSYTPTETYPARQQETTQLNRKYSLTDRDYPSWKRESRPPESSSQHQQHPQKSRWGPRQVNSSSNDRNGYALAPPPAPLALRGRAMSENDLRFDGSHRWSPSISAATSQTLSEVEEGAGSVRGGEAGSTARQNRKKTPPPPRPPPPKWEQFHRRRASHHTLFSSSPSSAAPHSIPPSFNTAEGHYSTHSSPDIPSPETSRQRSYSLPPERQEVMEGCPRCSCNQTQTQEPPFPHAPSNQNQAQFQERSFTVAPPSPMFSRRAFRPVAPPQREREGNLRSFYGGQQERAEDLSSLPPPAPAADSSMSSSSEIYIRHSPDQDRITMKPHKQQHSVRPGAEWERSSSPRVHNETALPPDVENGGVGGVLPSESYFGADYAQQQPLRMNRGFQTEEQQKIPEPGTESETTLSPSPAHSLEGDLDVPMETDIDDFQEEELPAEVEPLTSELPCFALPVTVVETDIDTMADSEASPSGRTRAESSSLEEELETGESSRERVSLEELFPQSSEGESGTESWRGAYQTTEHNTDSLDRRSGASSSCSSYYSTSAAKAQLLSQMKDFTDNRERDEDDELTYKKQLMESLRKKLGVLREAQRGLQDDIRANAQLGEEVEGMVVSVCKPNEVDKFRMFIGDLDKVVSLLLSLSGRLLRVETTLDTLDHETEHHERLPLLEKKRQLMRQLSEAQDLKDHVDRREQAVSRVLGRCLSPEQHRDYSHFVKMKAALLVEQRQLEDKIRLGEEQLRGLRESLGLGLGMGMGMSMGYGHY; this is encoded by the exons ATGCAGCTCCACCCCGGCCCCTACACATTACCCTGGCACACAACTGACAACAG tgaCTTGTCCATGCAGTGGGGTCAACTGTCAAGACCTTACTCCTCCACTGACCGAAGCAGTTCCCTGGGATCCATGGAGAGCTTGGACACGCCGACACCCACCACGCAGCCATACTCCGACTCCCATAATTCACCCGTGGATCCCACCCTCTTCAACAACAAGAGAGACTCTGCCTACAGTTCTTTCTCTGCCAGCTCAAACACATCCGACTACACAACTGTGCCGCTAAGGCCCGGTGAAGCCTGCTCCATGGATAACCTCCTCCAGAGCCTCGGGCCGGCTTGTCGAGGCTGCCCAGGTGGTGATACCTCAACCCTGGGGAGTTCATCTTGCGAGGCTCCGGATGAGATGCAGCTGATTGTACACAAAACCAGGTCACTGACCAGGCCAAGGCCGAGGCCTGTCCAGGTAAAAGAGAGGCCTTCGTCCTGCTGTTATGAGGTGGAGCGGAGGGGAGGAGACTTTAAGATCATAAGAAATGGAGaaggaggaacagagagaaggatgaaCCCTCCTCAGCCTCCAACCAGGAAGGACAGTTTTAGGGCAACTCGAGGTCGCCCTAATGCCGCCAACAAACGTTGTGCTTCTGCTCCGATTGAAATTTCCAGTGTTTCTTCTTACTATGATGAAAACAAGTCCTCTCTGAATGTTGAATCAGGAATTCAAAACGGCTTCCCTGCATCAGAAGAGAGTGACAAAACTGGGAATTTCAAAGAGGATACATTAGACTCGCATTACATCCAAAGAGAGACTAAAGACATTAGGCATATCAGATGTGACACTAGTGCTAATAAAGACTACAATTTAGAGTCCAACTCAGATCACATTTCTGACCAAGTGACAGCTTCCCTAGTTACCATCACCTCCTCTCATCATGGCTCTTTACCTGCAGAATCCTCCATGGAAGTTCAAGGGCAGTCTGATATCATGCACTCCCAGACCAAGCACTCCTCTTCTGGGCTGCACCGGAACAGTGCCCCCGAGAAGCTCCTCGCTACACAACTTCAGTTATTGCAGTTTAAAAGTGACAGCTCTTCATTGGACCCTAACAATCCGTCAAACCCTTCTGATCCCTTCTTGTCCTCTTGTAGCAGTCAGTGGTCCCATTCCTCACTCCAGCCTGCAAGGGAAGACCAAGAAGCTTCTCATAACCACCTGCATGCCCCATCTAACAAATGGGGAGGCAGCCGTTGTTCGACCCCAGGATCTGTGTTCCTTGAAGGGGATGGTGATGATGGCGATTCAAGTGAAAGGCTGGAAGGGATGAGTGTAAACGGCGGGTCCCTCTCTCCAATTCAGCATCATCACCCTTGGGGCCGCTCTGTGAGCGTGCCAGGAGACCCCAGTGGATCATCAACCCAGGGAAGGTTGAGCTCTGACCGGATACTGGAGAGAGATTTCGAGCCTATTAGTGCTGCTGCCAGTATGGATACTTTACTGGAGGAGCAGAGTGCAGTGGACAGAGCAagaagtggagagaaaaaagaggaggatgtAGAAGGACAGGCAGCTATGAAGAAGTCAAACTCATCGAGAAACCATAGACGGAACCGTCGTCGTAGTGAGCGATTTGCAACTAACCTCCGCAATGagatacagaggaaaaaagcCCAGCTTCAGAAGAGCCGTGGCCCAGGGGGGTTGCTCTGTAGTGGGGAGACTgtccaggaggaggagggtccAGACCTCCATGAAGAGGAGGCAGACCCAGATGTGCCTACCCAGGAATGTACCAAAGTTGCAATTGCCTCACTTGTAAGCCCCCAAGATGTCTGGACAACAGCGCCAGTCGAGAAATCAAACACTTCAAGTGAATCAATCCCTGAAACCTTGCAAACTCAGCCTCAGTTAACAACCTACACTCAAAACAACCATATGTCCAGGTCTGTCCAGATTCTGGACCCAGGCGTGCCCAGTTTTGGTGTTGGCATCCGAGTCGTGGAAGAACCAGCTCCTGCCGGCAAAGCCCGCCGCTGGCGTTGGACCCCTGAGCATAAACTccaaccagaaccagaaccggACCGACGGTCTAGAGTCTTGGGTGAGAGGGAATTAGGAGTAACAGGGTCACGGCACGGGGTTTGtgccttcacctcctcctctaaGTCCTCCTATAGTCGCTCCTCTTCATGTTCTCGGATGGAGGAGTCTGATATCCTTCCATTTGCAGACAGAATGAAATTTTTCGAGGAGACGAGTAAGGGCATGGCTGGGTCAAATGTTTCGAGTTTGTCGAGTCGTAGGCAGAAGAAATCCCCCAACTGTCATGAGCACCAGGGCGGGGAGCTCGCTCTGCACCCAACACAAAGGAGATACTCCTACCAGGGGGGACTTCAGCAGGAAAGTTCCATGCTCTCAAACACTATGGAGGCCAGAAGGCAGTCTGTGAGTAGCAGCagggagaggcagaaagagaaggagagggaacaagtgagggagagggaggagagggcaAGGGAACGAGAACGGGAAGAGAGGttgagagaaagggagaggcaGCAGGAGAAGGAAAGACAAGAGAGGGAACTAGAAATGGAGAGGGCAAGGCTGAGGGAGATTCAGCAGGAGAGGGAACGAGAGGAGAGGGTGAGACAATGGGAAAGGGAAAATGAGAGGGAGCttgagctggagagagaaaaagagatggagaggaccAGAGATAAGGAACGactcaaaaaagaaagagagaaagagcttgagcgagaaagagaaaaggaaagggaagaagATGCTCAGCTCACCTCACATCAGGAGTTTTATGGCAATTCTGGCGTCAAAGAAAATCATCAAGACTTCCAAAACAAGGACAGCTACCAAAACGTCCATCCCAAGCTTCAGGCATTCTCCCATAGCCAAACCCCGAACCAAGTCCCACGATCAGCTTTTCATCCAGTCAGCACCACTTCCCAGCACCTGGAAAACCAGCAACCTCTGCACCAGGGATACACAGCAAGGAGCTACACACCTACAGAG ACGTATCCCGCCCGGCAACAGGAAACTACCCAGCTCAACAGGAAATACAGCCTGACTGACAG GGACTACCCAAGCTGGAAACGGGAGTCCAGACCACCAGAGAGCTCCAGCCAGCACCAGCAGCATCCTCAGAAGAGTCGATGGGGCCCCCGACaagtcaacagcagcagcaatgaCCGCAACGGATATGCGTTGGCTCCCCCGCCGGCTCCTCTTGCGCTACGGGGACGAGCCATGTCCGAAAATGACCTGCGCTTTGACGGCAGCCACCGCTGGTCACCGTCGATTTCTGCAGCGACCAGTCAGACCCTGAGCGAGGTGGAGGAAGGAGCGGGCAGCGTCAGGGGAGGAGAGGCAGGAAGCACTGCCAGGCAAAACAGGAAGAAGACGCCGCCTCCCCCGAGACCGCCGCCCCCGAAATGGGAACAGTTCCACCGCAGGCGTGCATCTCACCACACcctgttttcctcctctccttcatctgCTGCTCCTcactccatccctccctccttcaaCACAGCAGAGGGACACTATTCAACTCACTCCTCCCCAGACATCCCTTCTCCTGAAACGTCCAGGCAGAGGTCCTACAGTCTTCCGCCAGAGAGGCAGGAGGTGATGGAGGGCTGCCCTCGCTGCAGCTGCAACCAAACGCAAACCCAGGAACCCCCCTTTCCCCACGCCCCGTCCAATCAGAATCAGGCTCAGTTTCAGGAACGGTCCTTTACTGTTGCTCCGCCCAGTCCTATGTTTTCGAGACGGGCCTTCAGACCGGTGGCCCCGCcccagagggagagggaagggaaCCTGAGGAGCTTCTATGGAGGACAGCAGGAGAGGGCGGAGGATCTGTCATCTCTACCACCACCGGCACCTGCAGCAGACAGTAGTATGAGCAG TTCATCTGAGATTTACATCCGCCACAGCCCGGACCAGGACAGGATAACAATGAAACctcacaaacagcagcacagtgTGAGACCTGGAGCCGAGTGGGAGAGATCCTCATCTCCCAGAGTTCATAACGAAACAGCGCTTCCTCCTGATGTAGAAAATGGAGGTGTTGGTGGGGTTTTACCTTCTGAATCCTACTTTGGCGCAGACTATGCGCAGCAGCAACCGCTCCGTATGAACAGAGGCTTCCAGACTGAAGAGCAGCAGAAGATCCCAGAACCAGGAACCGAATCTGAGACGACCCTCAGCCCAAGTCCTGCGCACAGCCTTGAGGGCGACCTGGACGTTCCAATGGAAACTGACATCGATGATTTCCAGGAGGAGGAGCTTCCGGCAGAGGTCGAGCCGCTCACCAGCGAGCTCCCGTGCTTCGCGCTGCCAGTTACGGTCGTGGAGACGGACATCGACACCATGGCGGATTCCGAGGCCTCGCCATCGGGCAGGACGAGGGCGGAGAGCAGCTctctggaggaggagctggagaccggggagagcagcagagagagggtCAGCCTGGAGGAGCTGTTCCCCCAAAGCAGTGAAGGAGAGTCGGGcacagagagctggagaggtGCCTACCAAACCACGGAGCACAACACCGACAGCTTGGATAG GCGGTCTGGTGCGAGCTCCAGCTGTTCGTCCTATTATAGCACGTCGGCAGCCAAGGCTCAGCTCCTGTCACAGATGAAGGACTTCACTGATAACAGAGAGAGGGACGAGGACGACGAGCTGACTTACAAG AAGCAGCTGATGGAGAGCCTCCGCAAGAAGCTGGGAGTGCTGAGAGAAGCTCAGAGGGGGCTGCAGGACGACATCAGAGCCAACGCACAGCTgggagaggag GTGGAGGGCATGGTGGTGTCGGTGTGCAAGCCCAACGAGGTGGACAAGTTCCGCATGTTCATCGGCGACCTGGACAAGGTGGTCAGCCTGCTGCTGTCGCTGTCCGGGAGGCTGCTGAGAGTGGAGACCACACTGGATACACTGGACCATGAGACGGAGCACCACGAGAGG CTCCCCCTGCTGGAGAAGAAGCGTCAGCTCATGAGGCAGCTGTCGGAGGCCCAGGACCTGAAGGACCACGTCGACCGCCGCGAGCAGGCCGTCAGCCGGGTGCTGGGCCGCTGCCTGTCCCCCGAACAGCACAGAGACTACAG TCACTTTGTGAAGATGAAGGCCGCTCTGCTGGTGGAGCAGAGGCAGCTGGAGGACAAGATCCGGCTGGGAGAGGAGCAGCTGAGGGGGCTGAGGGAGAGtctggggctggggctgggaaTGGGCATGGGAATGTCGATGGGATACGgacattattga